The Candidatus Dormiibacterota bacterium sequence ACCGCGACGGTTCCAAGCTCTCGCAACCTTTGGCCGCAAGCTACGACCTCGGCGGCGACTCGCCCGAAGAGGATGTGGTTATTTCGCAACAGCCGTTCGCGCAGCCGATGCAAGTTGCCGAGAAAATCGTCTATCGCTACATCGCCAAACGTCGTCGCATGCCGGAACGGCGGAGCGGTTACACGCAGAAGGCGGTCATCGGCGGCCACAAGGTCTATCTGCGTACCGGTGAGTACGAAGGCGGCCAGATCGGCGAGATCTTTATCGACATGCATAAAGAGGGCGCAGCCTTCCGCTCGTTGATGAACAATTTCGCGATCGCCATCTCGCTTGGTTTGCAGCACGGCGTCCCGCTCGAGGAATTCGTTGAAGCGTTCACCTTCACGCGCTTCGAGCCCAACGGCCCGGTTGTCGGCCACGACCACATCAAGATGGCGACCTCGATCCTGGACTACATCTTCCGCGAACTCGCGGTGAGCTATCTCGGACGCTACGACCTCGCCCACGTGCAGCCGTCGATGGAGATGGACGCCATGGGCATCGACGCGCGAGCCGAAGAGTACGTCTCCGAGGAGGACGGCGGCGTGCAAGTCCGCCCCGCCGGCATCGCGGAACGGCTCCATCCGGTCTCGACGCATCTCCACCCCGGCAAAAACGAACCGACGCCGTCGCAACCCATGGCGAGCGCGGTCTCAGCATCCGCGGCGCCTGCCCCGGCAATGACGCGCGGATCAACGGCAACTGCGATGATGTCGAAAACCGAAGCGGTCAGCGCTTCCAAAGCCAAAGGCTACACCGGCAACGCCTGCGGCGAATGCGGCCAACTCACGATGGTCCGCAACGGCAGCTGCGAAAAATGCGACAACTGCGGCGCCACAAGCGGATGCTCGTAGGCTCGTAGGCTGCTCTGTCACCATTATGGCCCCAATCGGGCCATAATGGTGACTACGGGCAGACCTAAGCCATAATGGTTGATTACGTCATTTTTGCTTAGTTTATCCGAGAAAAACAAAATGTTGCTTATGACCAGCCTTAACGTGGGGCGCATCGCATACAGCGGCGCATTTGCACTTGCAATGGTTTTGGCTACGTCGGCAGCAATGGCGAGCGGCCTCTGCGAGGCACACTTTAACGTCCTCAACTTGCTCTACGTTCCTATGCTGCTCTGGATATATCGGTTGTTCTGGTTGCCGATGTGGCTTGTGCTTACCGTTGCAACATGGCTCGTAGTATCAGCGAAGCCTGCCACTGTGTGGGGAAAGTCAGGCAAGATTACCCTATTCGCAGCACCGCTATTGCTCTATGTATTGTCGTTCATCTTATGGTTACTGAACTACCCCATATCCACGACTTGTTTTTGACCGCTGATCGTGCCGATCGTGCCCCGGCGCGTGCGGCGACCCTGAACTTCCGGTCACTGCACTCTATTTGAGTCATAATGGTGCTTACGCCATCGGTGCCGGCCATAATGGTGATTAGCCTCATAATGGTGACAGAGCCCTCGTAGGCCCGTAGGCAGCTCTGTCACCATTATGACCGCGAAAGCGGGTCATTTTGGTGATTACGGAGCCGTCTCCGGTCATTTTGTGACTTACACTCTCGCGCCGCCGGTAGGGAGCGCTAGTATGCCCACAATGGTACCGAGCCCTCGTCGGATCGTGGGTCGACGGTAGTTGACATTTAGCATAAGCGTTTCCAGGGTATACGTATCCCATGAAAACGACTACCGCGATTGCAGTCGGCGCGGGTCTTGGCCTCGTTGCGGCGCTTGGCGCCGTCTTCTTGCGCCGGACGCCGACGGTCGCACCG is a genomic window containing:
- a CDS encoding vitamin B12-dependent ribonucleotide reductase (Catalyzes the rate-limiting step in dNTP synthesis); the encoded protein is DALSIGEVAGFRNAQVTVLAPTGTIGLVMDCDTTGIEPDFALVKFKKLAGGGYFKIVNQSVEAALRRLGYSEEHIAAIETYAKGTGTLDSAPHINRATLRAKGFDDEALAKIESSLLGAFELPFVFNHYVLGEEFCTTKLGISSEHLNDFSFSLLRDGLGFTNQQIEEASAHICGRMTVEGAPYLKDEHLAVFDCATPCGKYGSRYIRPLAHIEMMAAAQPFISGAISKTINLPQTATIADVKEAYQYSWERMLKAVALYRDGSKLSQPLAASYDLGGDSPEEDVVISQQPFAQPMQVAEKIVYRYIAKRRRMPERRSGYTQKAVIGGHKVYLRTGEYEGGQIGEIFIDMHKEGAAFRSLMNNFAIAISLGLQHGVPLEEFVEAFTFTRFEPNGPVVGHDHIKMATSILDYIFRELAVSYLGRYDLAHVQPSMEMDAMGIDARAEEYVSEEDGGVQVRPAGIAERLHPVSTHLHPGKNEPTPSQPMASAVSASAAPAPAMTRGSTATAMMSKTEAVSASKAKGYTGNACGECGQLTMVRNGSCEKCDNCGATSGCS